In Kryptolebias marmoratus isolate JLee-2015 linkage group LG4, ASM164957v2, whole genome shotgun sequence, the following proteins share a genomic window:
- the cdk2 gene encoding cyclin-dependent kinase 2 translates to MDTFQKVEKIGEGTYGVVYKAKNKLTGETVALKKIRLDTETEGVPSTAIREISLLKELSHPNIVKLRDVIHTENKLYLVFEFLHQDLKKFMDSSTVTGIPLPLVKSYLFQLLQGLAFCHSHRVLHRDLKPQNLLINAEGEIKLADFGLARAFGVPVRTYTHEVVTLWYRAPEILLGCKYYSTAVDIWSLGCIFAEMITRRALFPGDSEIDQLFRIFRTLGTPDETVWPGVTSMPDYKPSFPKWARQDLSKVVPLLDEDGRELLGEMLNYDPNKRISAKNALVHRFFRDVTMPAPHLRL, encoded by the exons ATGGACACATTTCAGAAGGTGGAGAAGATAGGAGAAGGGACGTACGGGGTGGTTTACAAAGCCAAGAACAAACTGACCGGAGAAACTGTTGCTCTGAAGAAAATCCGGCTCGACAC agaaaCAGAGGGTGTACCGAGCACAGCCATCCGGGAAATTTCACTTCTCAAAGAACTCAGTCATCCAAATATTGTCAA actGCGGGATgtcatccacacagaaaacaagCTCTACCTTGTTTTTGAGTTCCTCCATCAGGATCTGAAGAAGTTCATGGACTCCTCCACGGTCACTGGGATCCCACTGCCTTTGGTTAAG aGTTATCTCTTCCAGTTGCTGCAAGGCCTAGCCTTCTGCCACTCCCACAGAGTTCTTCATCGAGACCTGAAGCCCCAGAACCTCCTCATCAACGCCGAGGGTGAGATCAAGCTGGCTGACTTTGGCCTGGCGAGGGCCTTTGGGGTCCCTGTGCGCACATACACGCACGAG GTGGTAACACTTTGGTACAGAGCACCAGAGATCCTCTTGGGCTGCAAATACTACTCCACAGCTGTTGACATCTGGAGCCTGGGGTGCATCTTTGCTGAAATG ATCACCAGGAGGGCTCTATTCCCCGGTGACTCTGAGATAGATCAGTTATTCCGAATCTTTCGCACGCTGGGGACTCCTGACGAGACCGTCTGGCCTGGAGTCACATCAATGCCAGACTACAAACCTTCCTTTCCCAAGTGGGCTCGGCAGGATTTATCCAAAGTGGTGCCTCTTCTTGACGAGGATGGACGAGAACTGCTGGGA GAAATGCTGAATTATGATCCAAACAAAAGGATCTCTGCCAAAAATGCACTTGTACACCGATTTTTCCGGGACGTCACCATGCCAGCTCCTCATTTGAGACTGTAA